A section of the Pseudomonas flavescens genome encodes:
- the dnaB gene encoding replicative DNA helicase: MNDISITEQYDLQTSALKVPPHSIEAEQAVLGGLMLDNNAWERVLDQVSDGDFYRHDHRLVFRSIHKLAERNQPFDVVTLSEQLDKEGQLSQVGGMAYLGELAKNTPSVANIKAYAQIIRERATLRKLIGISNEIADSAYAPEGRTGEEILDEAERLIFQIAEARPKTGGPVGINDILVKAIDRIDELFNNGDAITGLSTGFSDLDDLTSGLQPADLIIVAGRPSMGKTTFAMNLVENALMRSDKSILVYSLEMPSESIVIRMLASLGRIDQTKVRAGRLDDDDWPRLTSAVNLLNDRKLFIDDTAGISPSEMRARSRRLAREHGEIGLIMVDYLQLMQIPGSSGDSRVNEISEISRSLKALAKEFNCPVIALSQLNRGLEQRPNKRPINSDLRESGAIEQDADIIMFVYRDEVYHPETEYKGVAEIIIGKQRNGPLGTARLAFLGKYSRFENLAPGSYQFEDE, from the coding sequence ATGAACGACATCAGCATTACTGAACAGTACGACCTGCAAACCTCTGCCTTGAAGGTGCCGCCGCACTCGATCGAGGCCGAGCAGGCGGTGCTCGGTGGTCTGATGCTCGATAACAACGCGTGGGAGCGTGTGCTGGACCAGGTTTCCGATGGCGATTTCTACCGCCACGATCATCGCCTGGTGTTTCGCTCCATCCACAAGCTGGCCGAGCGCAATCAGCCGTTCGACGTGGTGACCCTTTCCGAACAGCTGGACAAGGAAGGGCAGTTGTCTCAGGTCGGTGGCATGGCCTATCTGGGGGAGCTGGCCAAGAACACGCCTTCGGTGGCCAACATCAAGGCCTACGCGCAGATCATTCGCGAGCGTGCCACGCTGCGCAAGCTGATCGGCATCAGCAACGAGATCGCCGACAGTGCCTATGCGCCCGAGGGGCGTACCGGCGAGGAAATCCTCGACGAGGCCGAGCGCCTGATCTTCCAGATCGCCGAGGCGCGCCCGAAGACCGGTGGCCCGGTGGGCATCAACGACATCCTGGTCAAGGCCATCGACCGTATCGACGAGCTGTTCAACAACGGCGATGCGATCACTGGCCTGTCTACCGGCTTCTCTGACCTGGACGATCTCACCAGCGGCCTGCAGCCGGCCGACCTGATCATCGTCGCCGGACGTCCGTCGATGGGTAAGACCACGTTCGCCATGAACCTGGTGGAAAACGCGCTGATGCGCAGCGACAAGTCGATTCTGGTGTATTCCCTGGAGATGCCTTCGGAATCCATCGTGATTCGTATGCTGGCGTCCCTGGGGCGCATCGATCAGACCAAGGTGCGTGCCGGTCGTCTGGACGATGACGACTGGCCGCGGTTGACCTCGGCGGTCAACCTGCTCAACGACCGCAAGCTGTTCATCGACGATACCGCCGGTATCTCGCCTTCGGAGATGCGTGCGCGCTCCCGGCGGCTCGCGCGCGAGCACGGCGAGATCGGTCTGATCATGGTCGACTACCTGCAGTTGATGCAGATCCCCGGCTCCAGCGGTGACAGTCGGGTGAACGAGATTTCCGAGATCTCGCGCTCGCTCAAGGCGCTGGCCAAGGAATTCAACTGCCCGGTGATCGCGCTCTCCCAGCTCAACCGGGGCCTGGAGCAGCGGCCCAACAAGCGCCCGATCAACTCCGACTTGCGCGAATCCGGTGCGATCGAGCAGGACGCCGATATCATCATGTTCGTGTACCGGGACGAGGTCTATCACCCCGAGACCGAGTACAAGGGCGTGGCGGAAATCATCATCGGCAAGCAGCGTAACGGCCCGCTGGGTACGGCGCGACTGGCGTTCCTCGGCAAGTACTCGCGCTTCGAGAACCTGGCGCCGGGCAGCTACCAGTTCGAAGACGAATAA
- a CDS encoding Hsp70 family protein, producing the protein MSFSTPARACGIDFGTSNSTVGWLRPGGETLIPLEDGKITLPSVVFFNLEERRPVYGRLALHEYLEGYEGRLMRSLKSLLGSKLLKSETAVMGSALPFKDLLGFFIGELKKRAEAVAERPFDAVVLGRPVFFVDDDPLADQEAENTLTAVAQKLGFKDVSFQYEPIAAAFDYESTIKREELVLIVDIGGGTSDFSLVRLAPERRQLAERQEDILATGGVHIGGTDFDKQLSLQGVMPLFGYGSRMKSDAPMPTSMHLNLATWHTINMVYSAASQRALQNMRYDIVDPTGIDRLFRLIEQRAGHWLAMQVEDSKIALTEQRQHPIDLQRIEAGLIAELTRELFEDSIAALLERIRGSVSGLLANAGVGLEQVDTVFFTGGSSGVPALRQSVAALLPNARHVEGNTFGSIGSGLAIEAKKRYG; encoded by the coding sequence ATGTCCTTTTCAACCCCTGCCCGCGCCTGCGGGATCGACTTCGGCACCTCCAACTCCACCGTTGGCTGGCTGCGCCCGGGCGGCGAAACGCTGATCCCGCTGGAAGACGGCAAGATCACCCTGCCCTCCGTGGTGTTCTTCAACCTCGAAGAGCGCCGCCCGGTCTATGGGCGCCTGGCCCTGCACGAATACCTGGAAGGCTACGAAGGCCGTCTGATGCGCTCGCTGAAGAGCCTGCTCGGCTCCAAGCTGCTGAAAAGCGAAACTGCGGTCATGGGCAGCGCGCTGCCGTTCAAGGACCTGCTCGGCTTCTTCATCGGCGAGTTGAAGAAACGCGCCGAAGCGGTTGCCGAACGCCCGTTCGACGCCGTGGTGCTGGGCCGCCCGGTATTCTTCGTGGATGACGACCCGCTGGCCGACCAGGAAGCCGAGAACACCCTGACCGCCGTGGCACAGAAGCTGGGCTTCAAGGACGTCTCCTTCCAGTACGAGCCGATCGCCGCAGCCTTCGATTACGAGTCGACCATCAAGCGTGAAGAGCTGGTGCTGATCGTCGATATCGGCGGCGGTACCTCGGACTTCTCCCTGGTGCGACTGGCACCCGAGCGCCGTCAGCTGGCCGAGCGTCAGGAGGACATCCTGGCCACCGGAGGTGTGCATATCGGCGGGACCGACTTCGACAAGCAACTCAGCCTGCAAGGGGTGATGCCGCTGTTCGGTTACGGCAGCCGGATGAAGAGCGACGCGCCGATGCCCACCAGCATGCACCTCAACCTGGCGACCTGGCACACCATCAACATGGTCTACTCGGCCGCGTCGCAACGGGCACTGCAGAACATGCGCTACGACATCGTCGACCCGACCGGCATCGATCGCCTGTTCCGCCTGATCGAGCAGCGCGCCGGCCACTGGCTGGCCATGCAGGTGGAGGACAGCAAGATCGCCCTGACCGAGCAGCGTCAGCATCCCATCGACCTGCAGCGTATCGAGGCAGGGCTGATCGCCGAGCTGACCCGTGAGCTGTTCGAGGACAGCATCGCCGCGCTGCTCGAACGCATCCGCGGCAGTGTTAGCGGGCTGCTCGCCAATGCTGGCGTCGGCCTGGAACAGGTCGATACGGTGTTCTTCACCGGCGGTTCCAGCGGTGTACCGGCGCTGCGTCAGAGCGTGGCTGCACTGCTGCCCAACGCCCGCCACGTTGAAGGCAATACCTTCGGCAGTATCGGCAGCGGGCTGGCCATCGAGGCGAAGAAGCGCTACGGCTGA
- a CDS encoding YgiQ family radical SAM protein, which translates to MQAAKPLFDYPKYWAECFGPAPFLPMSREEMDQLGWDSCDIIIVTGDAYVDHPSFGMAIIGRLLESQGFRVGIIAQPDWQSKDDFMKLGEPNLFFGVAAGNMDSMINRYTADKKIRSDDAYTPGGLAGKRPDRASLVYSQRCKEAYKHVPIVLGGIEASLRRIAHYDYWQDRVRNSILIDASADILLYGNAERAIVEVAQRLSYGQKVEDITDVRGTAFIRRDTPKDWYEVDSTRIDRPGKVDKIINPYVNTQDTQACAIEQERGNVEDPNEAKVVQILASPKMTRDKTVIRLPSMEKVRNDPVLYAHANRVLHLETNPGNARALVQKHGEIDVWFNPPPIPMTTEEMDYVFGMPYARVPHPAYGKEKIPAYDMIRFSVNIMRGCFGGCTFCSITEHEGRIIQNRSEESIIREIEEIRDKVPGFTGVISDLGGPTANMYRIACKSPEIESACRKPSCVFPGICPNLNTDHSSLIQLYRSARALPGVKKILIASGLRYDLAVESPEYVKELVTHHVGGYLKIAPEHTEEGPLNQMMKPGIGSYDKFKRMFEKYSKEAGKEQYLIPYFIAAHPGTTDEDMMNLALWLKEHGFRADQVQAFYPSPMATATAMYHSGKNPLRKVTYKSDGVTIVKSEEQRRLHKAFLRYHDPKGWPMLREALQRMGRADLIGDGKHHLIPTYQPKADEYQSARRKNSTPAGSKKVAGNGGGKPAGGRILTQHTGLPPRGSDGSKPWDKREQAKAAAEARNQQAARERAGAGKGKKPVKKPAVPR; encoded by the coding sequence ATGCAAGCCGCCAAGCCGCTGTTCGACTATCCAAAATACTGGGCCGAGTGCTTCGGCCCCGCCCCTTTCCTGCCAATGAGCAGGGAGGAGATGGATCAGCTTGGCTGGGATTCCTGCGACATCATCATCGTTACCGGTGATGCCTATGTCGACCACCCGTCGTTCGGGATGGCGATCATTGGCCGTCTGCTGGAGTCCCAGGGCTTCCGTGTGGGCATCATCGCCCAGCCCGACTGGCAGTCCAAAGACGACTTCATGAAGCTCGGCGAGCCCAACCTGTTCTTTGGTGTCGCGGCCGGCAACATGGACTCGATGATCAACCGTTACACCGCGGACAAGAAAATCCGTTCCGACGATGCCTACACGCCTGGCGGTCTGGCGGGCAAGCGCCCGGATCGCGCCAGCCTGGTCTACAGCCAGCGCTGCAAGGAAGCGTACAAGCACGTGCCTATCGTGCTCGGTGGCATCGAGGCCTCGTTGCGCCGCATCGCCCACTACGATTACTGGCAGGACCGGGTGCGCAACTCGATCCTGATCGATGCCAGTGCCGATATCCTGCTGTACGGCAACGCCGAGCGCGCCATCGTCGAGGTCGCCCAGCGCCTGTCCTATGGGCAGAAAGTCGAAGACATCACCGACGTGCGCGGCACCGCGTTCATTCGCCGCGATACGCCGAAAGACTGGTACGAGGTCGATTCCACGCGTATCGACCGTCCGGGCAAGGTCGACAAGATCATCAACCCGTACGTCAACACTCAGGACACCCAGGCCTGCGCCATCGAGCAGGAAAGGGGCAATGTCGAGGATCCCAACGAAGCCAAGGTCGTGCAGATCCTCGCCAGCCCGAAGATGACCCGCGACAAGACGGTGATTCGTCTGCCATCCATGGAGAAGGTACGTAACGACCCGGTGCTTTATGCGCACGCCAACCGTGTGCTGCATCTGGAAACCAACCCGGGCAACGCTCGGGCGCTGGTGCAGAAGCACGGTGAAATCGACGTATGGTTCAACCCGCCACCCATTCCGATGACCACCGAGGAAATGGACTACGTGTTCGGCATGCCCTATGCGCGCGTTCCGCACCCGGCGTACGGCAAGGAGAAGATTCCGGCCTACGACATGATCCGCTTCTCGGTGAACATCATGCGCGGCTGCTTCGGTGGCTGCACCTTCTGCTCGATCACCGAGCACGAGGGGCGCATCATCCAGAACCGCTCGGAAGAATCGATCATTCGTGAGATCGAGGAAATCCGCGACAAGGTGCCTGGATTCACCGGCGTCATTTCCGATCTCGGCGGCCCGACCGCGAACATGTACCGCATCGCCTGCAAGAGCCCGGAAATCGAATCCGCGTGCCGCAAGCCGTCCTGCGTGTTCCCCGGCATCTGCCCGAACCTGAATACCGATCACTCGTCGCTGATCCAGCTCTATCGCAGCGCCCGCGCGTTGCCGGGGGTGAAGAAGATCCTCATCGCTTCGGGCCTGCGTTACGACCTGGCCGTCGAGTCGCCGGAGTACGTCAAGGAGCTGGTCACCCACCACGTGGGTGGTTACTTGAAGATCGCCCCGGAGCATACCGAGGAAGGCCCGCTCAACCAGATGATGAAACCGGGCATCGGCAGCTATGACAAGTTCAAGCGCATGTTCGAGAAGTACTCCAAGGAGGCGGGCAAGGAGCAGTACCTGATTCCTTACTTCATCGCTGCCCACCCCGGCACCACCGATGAAGACATGATGAACCTGGCCCTGTGGCTCAAGGAGCACGGTTTCCGTGCCGACCAGGTGCAGGCGTTCTACCCGTCGCCGATGGCCACCGCCACGGCCATGTACCACTCGGGCAAGAACCCGCTGCGCAAGGTCACCTACAAGAGTGACGGCGTGACCATCGTCAAGAGCGAGGAGCAGCGCCGCCTGCACAAGGCGTTCTTGCGTTATCACGATCCGAAGGGGTGGCCGATGCTGCGTGAGGCGCTGCAGCGCATGGGGCGCGCCGACCTGATCGGTGATGGCAAGCACCACCTGATCCCGACCTATCAGCCGAAGGCCGATGAGTACCAGAGTGCCCGGCGCAAGAATTCCACGCCGGCCGGTAGCAAGAAGGTCGCCGGCAATGGCGGCGGCAAGCCTGCTGGTGGGCGCATCCTCACCCAGCACACCGGCCTGCCACCGCGTGGCAGCGACGGCAGCAAGCCCTGGGACAAGCGCGAGCAGGCCAAGGCGGCTGCCGAGGCACGCAATCAGCAGGCCGCGCGCGAGCGTGCTGGCGCAGGCAAGGGTAAGAAGCCGGTCAAGAAGCCTGCGGTACCGCGTTAA
- the rpsF gene encoding 30S ribosomal protein S6 — translation MRHYEIIFLVHPDQSEQVGGMVERYTKLIEEDGGKIHRLEDWGRRQLAYAINNVHKAHYVMLNVECSGKALAELEDNFRYNDAVIRNLVIRREEAVTGQSEMLKAEENRSERRERRERPENAESNDGDDSDNNDSDNADE, via the coding sequence ATGCGTCATTACGAAATCATCTTTCTGGTTCACCCGGACCAGAGCGAGCAAGTCGGCGGCATGGTCGAGCGTTACACCAAGCTGATCGAAGAAGACGGCGGCAAAATCCACCGTCTGGAAGATTGGGGTCGTCGTCAACTGGCCTACGCAATCAACAACGTTCACAAGGCTCACTACGTGATGCTGAACGTTGAGTGCAGCGGCAAGGCCCTGGCCGAGCTGGAAGACAACTTCCGCTACAACGATGCCGTGATCCGTAACCTGGTCATCCGTCGCGAAGAAGCCGTTACCGGCCAATCCGAGATGCTCAAGGCCGAAGAAAACCGCAGTGAGCGCCGTGAGCGTCGTGAACGTCCTGAAAACGCCGAGTCCAACGACGGCGATGACAGCGACAACAACGACAGCGACAACGCTGACGAGTAA
- a CDS encoding sensor domain-containing diguanylate cyclase: MLSCLSLGARGDSITLDAGSSGLALNPHIELLEDPGARLSIADMADPAVQQRFVPAQGKASVGQSPNPWWIKVTLQTNQTAPGAWWLEVAAVSLLDLQLFLPDGERGWQLRQSGEVVTFDEGRDHAHRRLLFQLPALSEQPLTLYLRSFDPAGNSFPLKVWQLDDLSTLSANENLWLGVIYGVITALLLYNLFIFFALRDSAYFWYVITTLGALLMILGMTGHGFQYLWPNAPVPFWLDRISLPALWGFGACRFTQTLLQTRRHVPWAHHLLTISCVLYVVAVTADGIGHRAVGAWVFVLLSFTAIPAALWASLVRWRQGYFPACLYFCGYGMILASVNLLLLRATGVIQPAAWSTYVFPVAVAVESILFSFALAYRIQLLKNQRSEALLQAGREKSARLAQVQASADELQLAVEQRTAELKATNQQLSQREQELRHAAFHDPLTELPNRRHLVAQCESALLNAHKSGEALALLLIDLDHFKPINDRYGHDAGDLMLQHIGRRIREHVRASDTVARLGGDEFAVLIGGADAQDHAHDVADRLLAELAKPVAYGDQKLTVSISIGVAFYPQHAEQFASLYKAADQALYQAKAAGRSGTAVYGGSEA; encoded by the coding sequence ATGCTCTCGTGCCTGAGTCTGGGTGCTCGGGGCGACAGCATCACGCTCGATGCCGGCAGCAGTGGCCTGGCGCTCAACCCTCATATCGAACTGCTCGAAGATCCCGGGGCCCGGCTGAGCATAGCGGACATGGCCGACCCGGCCGTGCAACAACGCTTCGTGCCTGCCCAGGGCAAGGCAAGCGTCGGCCAGAGCCCCAACCCCTGGTGGATCAAGGTCACCCTGCAAACCAACCAGACAGCGCCGGGCGCCTGGTGGCTGGAAGTCGCCGCCGTCAGCCTGCTCGATCTTCAGCTGTTCCTGCCCGACGGCGAACGAGGCTGGCAGCTGCGCCAGTCCGGCGAAGTGGTGACCTTCGACGAAGGTCGTGATCATGCCCACCGTCGCCTGCTGTTCCAGCTACCGGCGCTGAGCGAGCAACCACTGACCCTCTACCTGCGCAGCTTCGACCCTGCGGGCAACTCCTTTCCGTTGAAGGTCTGGCAACTCGATGACCTGAGCACCCTGAGCGCCAACGAAAACCTCTGGCTCGGCGTGATCTACGGGGTCATCACCGCCCTGCTGCTGTACAACCTGTTCATTTTCTTCGCGCTGCGCGACTCGGCTTACTTCTGGTACGTGATCACCACCCTGGGGGCGCTGCTGATGATCCTCGGCATGACCGGCCACGGCTTCCAGTACCTGTGGCCGAATGCACCTGTGCCCTTCTGGCTCGACCGCATCAGTCTGCCGGCGCTATGGGGCTTTGGTGCCTGCCGCTTCACCCAGACGCTGCTGCAGACTCGCCGCCATGTCCCATGGGCCCATCACCTGCTGACCATAAGCTGCGTGCTGTACGTCGTTGCCGTCACGGCGGATGGCATCGGCCACCGCGCCGTGGGCGCCTGGGTCTTCGTGCTGCTGTCGTTCACGGCCATTCCCGCAGCGCTCTGGGCCTCCCTCGTGCGCTGGCGCCAGGGCTACTTTCCGGCCTGCCTGTACTTCTGCGGTTACGGCATGATTCTGGCCAGCGTCAACCTGCTGCTGCTACGCGCCACCGGTGTGATTCAGCCGGCCGCATGGAGCACCTACGTCTTCCCGGTTGCGGTAGCCGTCGAGTCGATTCTGTTCTCGTTCGCCCTGGCTTACCGCATTCAACTGCTGAAGAACCAGCGCTCCGAAGCACTGCTGCAGGCAGGCCGTGAAAAAAGTGCCCGGCTGGCCCAGGTACAAGCCAGCGCTGACGAACTGCAACTGGCCGTGGAACAGCGCACCGCGGAACTGAAGGCGACCAACCAGCAGTTGTCACAGCGCGAGCAGGAGCTGCGCCACGCGGCGTTTCACGACCCGCTGACCGAGCTGCCGAACCGCCGCCACCTGGTCGCGCAATGCGAGAGCGCGCTGCTCAACGCGCACAAGTCGGGTGAAGCGCTGGCGCTGCTATTGATAGATCTCGATCACTTCAAACCGATCAATGACAGGTATGGCCACGATGCAGGTGACCTGATGCTGCAGCACATCGGCAGGCGCATCAGGGAACATGTGCGGGCGAGCGACACGGTCGCCCGGCTCGGAGGAGACGAATTCGCCGTACTGATCGGCGGGGCGGATGCGCAAGACCATGCCCACGATGTCGCCGACCGCCTGCTCGCGGAACTGGCCAAGCCGGTGGCCTATGGCGATCAGAAACTGACGGTGAGCATCAGCATCGGCGTGGCGTTCTATCCGCAGCACGCCGAGCAGTTCGCCAGCCTCTACAAGGCCGCTGACCAGGCGCTCTATCAGGCCAAGGCAGCGGGGCGCTCGGGTACCGCCGTGTACGGCGGCAGCGAGGCGTAG
- a CDS encoding lysylphosphatidylglycerol synthase transmembrane domain-containing protein: MKRSDLIWTLIGLCAVVASCFLLYREVRNISLDEIAGSLKAIPHLNWILAAIATLGAYSALAWYDRIAVAHLGKKISWRFITLCSFTTYALAHNIGASVFSGAVVRYRAYRTKGLTPHEIGILIVFCSFTFALGTLLASGCVLVLQPDLIHRVLDVTPLVSVAVGGFLLLLVGLYVLGSWLQFKPWTFGKLHVEYPRLRIVGRQLLAGPLELACAAAIIYFALPEAYNPGYMVVLGVFLASFSLALLSHAPGGLGVLEVSFLAAMPEIPAPDVLAALIVFRGFYLLLPFALSLIVVLGFEWGQWRIRRDGVQNPPLP; this comes from the coding sequence ATGAAACGCAGTGACCTGATCTGGACGCTGATCGGGTTGTGCGCCGTGGTCGCGTCCTGCTTCCTGCTCTATCGCGAAGTACGCAATATCTCCCTTGACGAAATTGCCGGTAGCCTCAAGGCGATTCCACACCTGAACTGGATTCTCGCCGCCATCGCCACCCTCGGCGCCTATTCGGCGCTGGCCTGGTACGACCGCATCGCCGTCGCCCATCTGGGCAAGAAGATCTCCTGGCGGTTCATCACCCTGTGCTCGTTCACCACCTATGCCCTGGCTCATAATATCGGCGCCTCGGTGTTTTCCGGTGCGGTAGTGCGCTATCGCGCCTATCGCACCAAGGGTCTCACACCCCATGAAATCGGCATTCTGATCGTCTTCTGCTCCTTCACCTTTGCGCTCGGCACATTGCTGGCCAGCGGCTGCGTGCTGGTGCTGCAGCCGGATCTGATTCACCGTGTACTGGACGTCACGCCGCTGGTATCGGTGGCTGTTGGCGGTTTCCTGCTGCTGCTGGTGGGTCTCTACGTGCTGGGGTCCTGGCTGCAGTTCAAACCCTGGACGTTCGGCAAGCTGCATGTCGAGTATCCACGCCTGCGAATCGTCGGTCGTCAGTTGCTGGCAGGCCCTCTGGAGCTGGCCTGCGCGGCGGCGATCATCTACTTCGCACTGCCCGAGGCCTACAACCCCGGCTATATGGTGGTGCTGGGCGTGTTCCTGGCCTCCTTCTCCCTGGCACTGCTCTCCCACGCCCCGGGCGGCCTGGGCGTACTGGAAGTCAGCTTTCTGGCTGCCATGCCGGAAATTCCGGCGCCGGACGTGCTGGCGGCGCTGATCGTGTTCCGCGGCTTCTATCTGCTGCTGCCGTTCGCGCTGTCGCTGATCGTCGTCCTGGGCTTCGAATGGGGCCAATGGCGCATCCGCCGCGACGGCGTACAAAATCCCCCGTTGCCCTGA
- the rlmB gene encoding 23S rRNA (guanosine(2251)-2'-O)-methyltransferase RlmB: MSQLEKIYGVHAVEALLRHHPKRVKQIWLADGRSDPRVQPLLELAGQARVAVGQCERREMDAWVEGVHQGVVADVSPSQVWGEAMLEELLDRCEGPPLLLVLDGVTDPHNLGACLRTADAAGALAVIVPKDKSATLTPVVRKVACGAAEVIPLVAVTNLARSLEKLQQRGLWIVGTAGEAEQELFQQDMTGPTVLIMGAEGKGMRRLTREHCDYLVKLPMAGSVSSLNVSVATGICLFEALRQRRSVKR, from the coding sequence ATGAGCCAGTTGGAAAAGATCTACGGCGTGCATGCCGTGGAGGCGCTGTTGCGTCATCACCCCAAGCGGGTGAAGCAGATCTGGCTGGCCGACGGTCGCAGCGATCCTCGCGTTCAACCGCTGCTCGAACTGGCTGGGCAGGCGCGCGTCGCCGTCGGCCAGTGCGAGCGTCGCGAGATGGATGCCTGGGTCGAGGGCGTGCACCAGGGCGTGGTTGCCGACGTCAGCCCTAGTCAGGTGTGGGGCGAAGCGATGCTCGAGGAGTTGCTCGACCGTTGCGAAGGCCCGCCGCTGCTGCTGGTGCTCGATGGCGTGACCGATCCGCACAACCTCGGTGCCTGCCTGCGTACCGCCGATGCCGCGGGCGCGCTGGCGGTGATCGTGCCGAAGGACAAGTCCGCGACGCTGACACCGGTGGTGCGCAAGGTGGCCTGTGGTGCCGCGGAAGTGATCCCGCTGGTAGCGGTGACCAACCTGGCGCGCAGCCTGGAAAAGCTCCAGCAGCGTGGTCTGTGGATCGTCGGTACGGCGGGTGAGGCCGAACAGGAGCTGTTCCAGCAGGACATGACCGGCCCGACGGTGCTGATCATGGGCGCCGAAGGCAAGGGCATGCGCCGCCTGACGCGCGAGCACTGCGATTACCTGGTCAAGTTGCCCATGGCCGGTAGCGTCAGCAGTCTCAACGTGTCGGTCGCCACCGGCATTTGCCTGTTCGAGGCGTTGCGCCAGCGCCGCTCGGTCAAGCGCTGA
- a CDS encoding class I SAM-dependent methyltransferase, whose protein sequence is MHTLERIYPLKMDERLAADQATLDLHMQRYEFASRSLQGQRVLDMACGCGYGSALLAEQHPDKQITGIDIDPEAIAYAQANYQKPNLRYVCANAETFADSEGFDSIVSLETIEHLPDPVRLVDNYASLLAKGGRIIASVPTTPTLDGNPHHLHDFSPRSFFALFRRHGLKPRERFEQIQRWEFSGLFKKPKKAARQHRSEGVGNAVLAYYRSHPLYLFKRLFSILRYGASNRYLTCRFSVD, encoded by the coding sequence ATGCACACCCTAGAACGTATCTACCCGCTGAAAATGGACGAAAGGCTGGCGGCCGACCAGGCGACCCTTGATCTGCATATGCAGCGTTACGAGTTCGCCAGCCGCTCGCTGCAGGGTCAGCGCGTACTCGATATGGCCTGTGGCTGCGGCTACGGCAGTGCACTGCTGGCCGAACAGCACCCGGACAAGCAGATTACCGGCATCGATATCGATCCCGAAGCGATCGCCTACGCCCAGGCCAACTACCAGAAACCCAACCTGCGCTACGTCTGCGCGAACGCGGAGACCTTTGCCGACAGCGAGGGCTTCGACAGCATCGTCAGCCTGGAAACCATCGAACACCTGCCCGATCCGGTTCGCCTGGTAGACAACTACGCCAGCCTGCTGGCCAAGGGCGGCCGCATCATCGCCTCGGTGCCGACCACGCCGACCCTGGATGGCAACCCCCACCACCTCCACGACTTCAGCCCACGCAGCTTCTTCGCGCTGTTCCGCCGCCATGGTCTGAAACCGCGGGAACGCTTCGAGCAGATCCAGCGCTGGGAGTTTTCCGGATTGTTCAAGAAGCCCAAGAAAGCGGCCCGCCAGCACCGCTCGGAAGGCGTCGGCAACGCCGTATTGGCTTACTACCGCAGCCACCCGCTGTACCTCTTCAAGCGGCTGTTCTCGATCCTGCGCTATGGCGCCAGCAACCGCTACCTGACCTGCCGTTTCAGCGTCGACTAG
- the rplI gene encoding 50S ribosomal protein L9 gives MEVILLEKVANLGNLGDKVNVKAGYGRNFLLPQGKATAATEANVAAFEARRADLEKAAADKKASAESRAAQLAELEVTITATAGDEGKLFGSIGTHDIADALTASGVEVAKAEVRLPNGTIRQVGEYDVAVHLHSDVEATVKVIVVAA, from the coding sequence ATGGAAGTCATCCTGCTGGAAAAAGTCGCCAACCTGGGCAACCTGGGCGATAAAGTGAACGTTAAAGCCGGTTACGGCCGCAATTTCCTGCTGCCGCAAGGCAAAGCTACTGCTGCCACCGAAGCCAACGTCGCTGCTTTCGAAGCCCGTCGCGCTGACCTGGAAAAAGCCGCTGCCGACAAGAAAGCTTCGGCCGAGTCGCGCGCTGCTCAGCTGGCCGAGCTGGAAGTCACCATCACCGCTACCGCGGGCGATGAAGGCAAGCTGTTCGGTTCCATCGGCACTCACGACATCGCTGACGCACTGACCGCCTCCGGCGTCGAAGTGGCCAAAGCTGAAGTTCGTCTGCCGAACGGTACCATTCGCCAGGTTGGCGAATACGACGTAGCCGTGCACCTGCACAGCGATGTCGAAGCGACCGTAAAGGTAATCGTAGTAGCCGCTTAA
- the rpsR gene encoding 30S ribosomal protein S18 yields MARFFRRRKFCRFTAEDVKEIDFKDLNTLKAYISETGKIVPSRITGTKARYQRQLATAIKRARFLALLPYTDSHGR; encoded by the coding sequence ATGGCACGTTTCTTCCGTCGTCGTAAATTCTGCCGTTTCACCGCTGAAGACGTGAAAGAGATCGATTTCAAAGATCTCAACACCCTGAAAGCCTACATCTCGGAAACCGGCAAAATCGTTCCTAGCCGTATCACCGGTACCAAGGCTCGTTATCAGCGTCAGCTGGCTACTGCTATCAAGCGCGCCCGCTTCCTGGCCCTGCTGCCCTACACCGACAGCCACGGCCGATAA